Proteins encoded by one window of Modestobacter marinus:
- a CDS encoding GNAT family N-acetyltransferase, translating into MTPATEYTWRGPFADADVNALHAEGFGHPLLDDAWGAQVARHSLGWVTAVQDGELVGFVNVAWDGGVHAFLLDTLVRADRRRTGIGRALVEAAVAGARQSDCEWLHVDFDEHLRGFYLDECGFTSTGAGLVALR; encoded by the coding sequence TTGACCCCGGCGACCGAGTACACCTGGCGCGGCCCCTTCGCCGACGCCGACGTGAACGCGCTGCACGCCGAGGGGTTCGGGCACCCGCTGCTCGACGACGCCTGGGGCGCGCAGGTGGCGCGGCACAGCCTGGGTTGGGTGACCGCCGTCCAGGACGGCGAGCTGGTCGGCTTCGTGAACGTCGCCTGGGACGGCGGGGTGCACGCCTTCCTGTTGGACACGCTGGTCCGGGCCGACCGGCGCCGGACGGGGATCGGCCGGGCGTTGGTCGAGGCGGCGGTGGCCGGGGCGCGGCAGAGCGACTGCGAGTGGCTGCACGTCGACTTCGACGAGCACCTGCGCGGCTTCTACCTGGACGAGTGCGGCTTCACCTCGACCGGCGCCGGCCTCGTCGCCCTCCGCTGA
- a CDS encoding alpha/beta fold hydrolase: protein MSVRTRHDVRVSGRPGGRPMVFAHGYGCDQNMWRFLTPDFEVDHQVVTFDHVGFGHSDLSAYDPAKYNSLRGYAGDVVEVMRDLELTDAVFVGHSVSAMIGVLAHAQAPELFGAMVMVGPSARYVDDGDYVGGFSRAQIRDLLDALDANHLGWSAAMAPVIMGNSDRPELAAELTNSFCRTDPDVARQFARVSFLSDNRADLPGVDVPTLVLQCSEDVIAPETAGRYVHEHVPGSTFTKLSATGHCPHLSAPEETTAAIRAWS, encoded by the coding sequence ATGAGCGTCCGCACGCGGCACGACGTCCGTGTGAGCGGCCGACCCGGTGGGCGGCCGATGGTGTTCGCGCACGGCTACGGCTGTGACCAGAACATGTGGCGGTTCCTCACGCCGGACTTCGAGGTCGACCACCAGGTCGTCACCTTCGACCACGTCGGCTTCGGCCACTCCGACCTCTCGGCCTACGACCCGGCGAAGTACAACAGCCTGCGGGGGTACGCCGGCGACGTCGTGGAGGTCATGCGCGACCTGGAGTTGACCGACGCGGTGTTCGTCGGGCACTCGGTCAGCGCCATGATCGGGGTGCTGGCCCACGCGCAGGCCCCGGAGCTGTTCGGCGCGATGGTGATGGTCGGGCCCAGCGCCCGGTACGTCGACGACGGTGACTACGTCGGCGGGTTCTCCCGCGCCCAGATCCGGGACCTGCTGGACGCCCTGGACGCCAACCACCTCGGCTGGTCGGCCGCGATGGCTCCGGTGATCATGGGCAACTCCGACCGGCCCGAGCTGGCCGCCGAGCTGACCAACAGCTTCTGCCGCACCGACCCCGACGTGGCCCGGCAGTTCGCCCGGGTGTCCTTCCTCTCCGACAACCGGGCCGACCTGCCCGGCGTCGACGTGCCCACCCTGGTGCTGCAGTGCTCGGAGGACGTGATCGCCCCGGAGACGGCCGGTCGGTACGTGCACGAGCACGTCCCCGGCTCGACCTTCACGAAGCTGTCGGCGACCGGCCACTGCCCGCACCTGAGCGCACCGGAGGAGACCACGGCCGCCATCCGGGCCTGGTCGTGA
- a CDS encoding 5-methyltetrahydropteroyltriglutamate--homocysteine S-methyltransferase, with product MSDRSGPPFRADHVGSLLRPRSLLDARARHAAGEIDAAELRGIEDDAIADVVRMQADVGLSTATDGEFRRASWHMDFIYAINGIRKVEQNIEVHFRNADGTIDFTPAGLRVEGPLSIDEPIFGPDLAFLQSQVQPGQTAKLTIPSPSMVHYRGGAAAIDPAVYPDEDAFWDALSAAYRQQVQAVAAQGCSYLQLDDTSLAYLNDPAQRAELAGQGRDAEHQHERYIRQINAALAGRPEGLTVTTHMCRGNFRSSWVAEGGYDFVAEALFGGLEVDGFFLEYDDARSGGFEPLRFVPPGKRVVLGLVTSKRPELERKDDLKRRIDEAARHVPLEQLALSPQCGFSSTVEGNALTRDEQVAKLALVVETAAEVWG from the coding sequence ATGTCCGACCGATCCGGCCCACCGTTCCGTGCCGACCACGTCGGCAGCCTCCTGCGCCCCCGGTCCCTGCTCGATGCGCGGGCGCGCCACGCCGCCGGTGAGATCGACGCCGCCGAGCTGCGCGGGATCGAGGACGACGCGATCGCCGACGTGGTCCGGATGCAGGCCGACGTGGGCCTGTCGACCGCGACCGACGGTGAGTTCCGCCGCGCCTCCTGGCACATGGACTTCATCTACGCGATCAACGGGATCCGCAAGGTCGAGCAGAACATCGAGGTCCACTTCCGGAACGCCGACGGCACGATCGACTTCACCCCGGCGGGCCTGCGGGTCGAGGGGCCGCTGTCGATCGACGAGCCGATCTTCGGCCCGGACCTGGCCTTCCTGCAGTCGCAGGTGCAGCCCGGCCAGACGGCGAAGCTGACCATCCCCTCGCCGTCGATGGTCCACTACCGGGGCGGTGCCGCGGCGATCGACCCGGCCGTGTACCCCGACGAGGACGCGTTCTGGGACGCCCTGTCGGCCGCCTACCGCCAGCAGGTGCAGGCGGTCGCCGCCCAGGGGTGCAGCTACCTGCAGCTCGACGACACCAGCCTCGCCTACCTCAACGACCCGGCGCAGCGCGCCGAGCTCGCCGGGCAGGGACGCGACGCGGAGCACCAGCACGAGCGGTACATCCGGCAGATCAACGCAGCCCTCGCCGGCCGGCCGGAGGGGCTCACGGTCACCACGCACATGTGCCGGGGCAACTTCCGGTCCTCCTGGGTCGCCGAGGGTGGCTACGACTTCGTCGCCGAGGCGCTGTTCGGCGGGCTCGAGGTCGACGGCTTCTTCCTGGAGTACGACGACGCGCGCTCGGGTGGCTTCGAGCCGCTGCGGTTCGTGCCGCCGGGCAAGCGCGTCGTCCTGGGGCTGGTCACCAGCAAGCGGCCGGAGCTGGAGCGCAAGGACGACCTCAAGCGCCGGATCGACGAGGCGGCGCGGCACGTGCCGCTGGAGCAGCTGGCGCTCTCCCCGCAGTGCGGCTTCTCCTCGACGGTCGAGGGGAACGCGCTGACCCGCGACGAGCAGGTCGCCAAGCTCGCGCTGGTCGTGGAGACCGCCGCGGAGGTCTGGGGCTGA
- a CDS encoding SpoIIE family protein phosphatase: protein MTASHTAGSDRRRGGEDRARLDQLLEDDPADLYEHAPCGYLSTLPDGTIVKVNETLCSWLGRPAERVLRTRLRDLLSVGGQVFHDTHLAPLLRMQGAVREVALDVVRDDGTVLPCLVNAVELRDPEGGPLLVRATLFEATARRQYEREILSAHRAAELSEARSRTLQEVVVQLAGAVSTADVASVVVQQARTALRSRGAALLLVTGGPVGPRGGAAGTASQPELVVACSDGLPAALLDQLVTAADGRIALELAEGLRVVVPDERLHERRPELATALGEAGLHALVVVPVSADTRRLGVLLLGLGNSAADDLIDLDEPRDGELSDGDRDLLWTLGRQAGQALERARLQEETTRQAERSAFLLHAARQMAAATGVRETIDRLAELAVPRLADVCLLDLVTVHGARRVVARHGDPARQHLVDTLLEWAPPARELPHPARRALAEGCTQWFPAPDDAWLASVVREPRELAAVQALELASIVSVPLIAEGRTLGAFTLSADRRRGPFTVADVELVEQLANQVSLVLTKAQRYELESSTSHTLQATLLPPHPPPVPGMTVAVRYLAATSGVEIGGDFYDVATLPGEHVAIAVGDVVGHDITAAATMGQLRSVYRALLVEGPAPSAVIDRLQASWPLLGLQRMATALFATLDLPTGLLHVASAGHPPPLLIVDGRAEYLPVVPSRMLGAPPAPAVEWSGLVPPGATLLLFTDGLVESRTSDIDTGLARLRAAAERGAGAGADELCDRLLAELAGTYRADDIALLALTRDA, encoded by the coding sequence GTGACCGCGTCCCACACGGCAGGGTCCGACCGGCGTCGTGGCGGTGAGGACCGGGCCCGGCTGGACCAGCTCCTCGAGGACGACCCGGCCGACCTGTACGAGCACGCGCCCTGCGGCTACCTGTCCACGCTCCCGGACGGCACGATCGTCAAGGTCAACGAGACCCTCTGCAGCTGGCTGGGCCGCCCGGCCGAGCGGGTGCTGCGCACCCGGCTGCGCGACCTGCTCAGCGTCGGCGGGCAGGTCTTCCACGACACCCACCTGGCCCCGCTGCTGCGCATGCAGGGGGCGGTCCGCGAGGTCGCCCTGGACGTCGTCCGGGACGACGGCACGGTGCTGCCCTGCCTGGTGAACGCGGTCGAGCTGCGCGACCCCGAGGGCGGCCCGCTGCTGGTCCGCGCGACGCTGTTCGAGGCGACGGCCCGGCGGCAGTACGAGCGGGAGATCCTCTCCGCCCACCGCGCCGCCGAGCTCTCCGAGGCCCGGTCGCGGACGCTGCAGGAGGTCGTCGTGCAGCTGGCCGGCGCGGTGTCGACGGCCGACGTGGCCTCGGTCGTCGTCCAGCAGGCGCGCACGGCGCTGCGCAGCCGCGGTGCCGCGCTGCTGCTGGTCACCGGCGGCCCGGTCGGACCGCGCGGGGGCGCTGCGGGCACCGCGTCGCAGCCGGAGCTGGTCGTGGCCTGCAGTGACGGGCTGCCGGCGGCCCTGCTGGACCAGCTGGTCACGGCGGCCGACGGGCGGATCGCCCTGGAGCTGGCCGAGGGGCTGCGGGTGGTCGTCCCCGACGAGCGGCTGCACGAGCGGCGGCCCGAGCTGGCCACCGCGCTGGGCGAGGCGGGCCTGCACGCGCTCGTCGTCGTCCCGGTGTCCGCCGACACCCGGCGGCTGGGCGTGCTGCTGCTGGGGCTGGGGAACTCGGCCGCCGACGACCTGATCGACCTCGACGAGCCGCGGGACGGCGAGCTGTCCGACGGGGACCGCGACCTGCTGTGGACCCTGGGCCGCCAGGCCGGGCAGGCGCTGGAACGGGCCCGGCTGCAGGAGGAGACCACCCGGCAGGCCGAGCGCTCGGCCTTCCTGCTGCACGCCGCCCGGCAGATGGCCGCCGCGACCGGGGTCCGGGAGACCATCGACCGGCTGGCGGAGCTGGCCGTGCCCCGGCTGGCCGACGTCTGCCTGCTCGACCTGGTCACCGTGCACGGCGCCCGGCGGGTGGTCGCCCGGCACGGCGACCCGGCCCGCCAGCACCTGGTCGACACCCTGCTGGAGTGGGCCCCGCCGGCGCGCGAGCTGCCCCACCCCGCTCGCCGGGCACTGGCCGAGGGGTGCACCCAGTGGTTCCCCGCACCCGACGACGCCTGGCTGGCCTCCGTGGTCCGCGAGCCCCGGGAGCTGGCGGCGGTGCAGGCGCTGGAGCTGGCCAGCATCGTGAGCGTCCCGCTGATCGCGGAGGGGCGGACGCTGGGTGCCTTCACGCTGAGCGCCGACCGGCGGCGCGGCCCGTTCACCGTCGCGGACGTGGAACTGGTCGAGCAGCTGGCGAACCAGGTCTCGCTGGTGCTCACCAAGGCACAGCGGTACGAGCTGGAGTCCAGCACCTCGCACACGCTGCAGGCGACCCTGCTGCCGCCGCACCCGCCACCGGTGCCGGGGATGACCGTGGCCGTGCGCTACCTGGCCGCCACCTCGGGCGTGGAGATCGGCGGGGACTTCTACGACGTCGCGACGCTGCCCGGCGAGCACGTGGCGATCGCGGTCGGCGACGTGGTGGGCCACGACATCACCGCGGCGGCGACGATGGGCCAGCTGCGCAGCGTCTACCGGGCCCTGCTGGTGGAGGGGCCCGCACCGTCCGCCGTCATCGACCGGCTGCAGGCCAGCTGGCCGCTGCTCGGGCTGCAGCGGATGGCCACCGCGCTCTTCGCCACCCTGGACCTCCCCACCGGGCTGCTGCACGTCGCCTCGGCCGGCCACCCGCCGCCGCTGCTGATCGTCGACGGCCGCGCCGAGTACCTCCCGGTGGTGCCCAGCCGGATGCTCGGGGCGCCACCGGCGCCGGCCGTCGAGTGGAGCGGCCTGGTGCCGCCGGGCGCGACGCTGCTGCTGTTCACCGACGGGCTCGTGGAGAGCCGGACCAGCGACATCGACACCGGGCTGGCCCGGCTGCGGGCGGCGGCCGAGCGCGGGGCCGGCGCGGGCGCCGACGAGCTCTGCGACCGGCTGCTGGCCGAGCTCGCCGGCACCTACCGCGCCGACGACATCGCACTGCTGGCGCTCACCCGCGACGCCTGA
- a CDS encoding cytochrome P450: MIRMPRLDQSIPMLARGYAWLPDLRRAAGRDAVRTRLMVRPALGVMGTGGARFLYDERNVRRSGALPEPVVSTLFGHGAVHTLDGEAHRVRKAMFVHLLMGEGIGDLVDRVTTAWDEAAQRWAQQPQVVLMDAAAEVLTRGVCDWAAVPVGDEELPALARDLTTMVDGFATGAPRHWRARRVRQRREAWLAGIVEGVRSGRREVPTGSVLDVVAGHRDSDGELLEPRVAAVEVLNVIRPTAAVSWFVGFTAHALHHWPGMRERLRTGEPAFATAMAHEVRRYYPFAPFIGGRSPREVEWEGERVPAGAMVLLDLFGQNHDPELFPEPYAFRPERFLDGEGAGAAVRRIGPWELVPQGAGDPRTGHRCPGEDITVALLSALAVRLARLGYTLPPQDLEISLRRIPARPASGVVLTAVRPG, encoded by the coding sequence ATGATCCGCATGCCCCGGCTGGACCAGTCGATCCCGATGTTGGCCAGGGGGTACGCCTGGCTCCCCGACCTGCGCCGCGCGGCCGGCCGGGACGCCGTGCGCACCCGGCTGATGGTGCGCCCCGCGCTGGGCGTCATGGGCACCGGTGGCGCCCGCTTCCTCTACGACGAGCGCAACGTGCGCCGCAGCGGCGCACTGCCCGAGCCGGTGGTCAGCACGCTGTTCGGTCACGGGGCCGTGCACACCCTCGACGGCGAGGCGCACCGGGTGCGCAAGGCGATGTTCGTGCACCTGCTGATGGGCGAGGGCATCGGCGACCTGGTCGACCGGGTCACCACCGCCTGGGACGAGGCCGCGCAGCGCTGGGCGCAGCAGCCGCAGGTCGTGCTGATGGACGCCGCCGCCGAGGTCCTCACCCGGGGGGTCTGCGACTGGGCGGCCGTGCCGGTGGGCGACGAGGAGCTCCCGGCGCTGGCCCGCGACCTCACCACCATGGTCGACGGCTTCGCCACCGGTGCGCCCCGGCACTGGCGGGCCCGCCGGGTGCGGCAGCGGCGTGAGGCCTGGCTGGCCGGGATCGTCGAGGGGGTGCGCAGCGGCCGGCGAGAGGTGCCGACGGGCTCGGTGCTCGACGTCGTCGCCGGTCACCGGGACTCCGACGGGGAGCTGCTGGAGCCGCGGGTGGCCGCGGTCGAGGTGCTCAACGTCATCCGCCCGACCGCCGCGGTCAGTTGGTTCGTCGGCTTCACCGCCCACGCCCTCCACCACTGGCCGGGCATGCGGGAGCGGCTGCGCACCGGGGAGCCGGCGTTCGCCACGGCCATGGCCCACGAGGTGCGCCGGTACTACCCCTTCGCCCCGTTCATCGGCGGCCGGTCGCCGCGGGAGGTCGAGTGGGAGGGCGAGCGGGTGCCGGCGGGGGCCATGGTGCTGCTGGACCTGTTCGGGCAGAACCACGACCCCGAGCTGTTCCCCGAGCCCTACGCCTTCCGGCCCGAGCGCTTCCTGGACGGCGAGGGAGCCGGTGCCGCCGTCCGGCGGATCGGCCCGTGGGAGCTGGTGCCGCAGGGGGCCGGCGACCCGCGCACGGGGCACCGCTGCCCGGGTGAGGACATCACCGTCGCGCTGCTGTCGGCGCTCGCCGTCCGGCTGGCCCGGCTGGGGTACACGCTGCCGCCGCAGGACCTGGAGATCTCGCTGCGCCGCATCCCGGCGCGCCCGGCCAGCGGGGTGGTGCTGACCGCGGTCCGGCCCGGGTGA
- a CDS encoding STAS domain-containing protein yields MTALNVDIDPTRIDVRAATSSAGCTVSVSGEVDSATAPGLRGCLLEVVQRPGTTTVEVDLRGVTFLDSAGLSALATAHRAALAAGRELRVRCGTTRAVVRPLQITGLWDVFTVVD; encoded by the coding sequence ATGACCGCACTCAACGTCGACATCGACCCGACCCGCATCGACGTCCGCGCCGCCACCTCGTCGGCCGGCTGCACCGTCTCCGTCAGCGGTGAGGTCGACTCCGCCACCGCGCCGGGGCTGCGCGGTTGCCTGCTGGAGGTCGTGCAGCGCCCGGGCACCACGACCGTGGAGGTCGACCTGCGCGGGGTCACCTTCCTCGACTCCGCCGGGCTCTCCGCCCTCGCGACCGCCCACCGGGCAGCACTGGCCGCCGGCCGGGAGCTGCGGGTGCGGTGCGGCACCACACGCGCCGTCGTCCGGCCGCTGCAGATCACCGGTCTGTGGGACGTCTTCACCGTCGTCGACTGA
- a CDS encoding DUF1206 domain-containing protein codes for MDVVPQRVHDAVARAREVTDHPFLEHLARIGLVAYGVLHVLIGWLASRIAWFVQPGTEDADQTGALQAVADSPGGRVLLWIIGLGLFALSAWQAGEVLRWWTGLLRPAHRLRTALVCTKCAAKAVVYAVLGVTALFFAVGAGYQADERFQAMADGALEIPGGSALVVAVGLGVAAVGLYVLVRGVTGGFMRDVDLDAAPDRWEPLIERLGSFGYVAKGIAFAVSGGLLVYAAATRDVSTATGLDGAMNAIGGVPTGRWLLTAVAVGFVAFGVYALARARYPDRDPTT; via the coding sequence GTGGACGTCGTCCCGCAGCGGGTGCACGACGCGGTCGCCCGGGCCCGGGAGGTCACCGACCACCCCTTCCTGGAACACCTCGCCCGGATCGGGCTGGTCGCCTACGGCGTGCTGCACGTGCTCATCGGCTGGCTGGCCTCCCGGATCGCCTGGTTCGTGCAGCCGGGCACCGAGGACGCCGACCAGACCGGGGCGCTGCAGGCGGTCGCGGACTCCCCCGGCGGCCGGGTGCTGCTGTGGATCATCGGGCTGGGCCTATTCGCGCTCTCCGCCTGGCAGGCCGGTGAGGTGCTGCGCTGGTGGACCGGGCTGCTGCGCCCGGCGCACCGGCTGCGCACCGCCCTCGTCTGCACCAAGTGCGCGGCCAAGGCCGTCGTCTACGCGGTGCTGGGGGTGACCGCCCTGTTCTTCGCCGTCGGCGCGGGCTACCAGGCCGACGAGCGGTTCCAGGCGATGGCCGACGGCGCGCTGGAGATCCCCGGCGGGTCGGCGCTGGTCGTCGCCGTCGGGCTCGGGGTGGCCGCCGTCGGCCTGTACGTGCTGGTGCGCGGGGTGACCGGCGGGTTCATGCGGGACGTCGACCTCGACGCCGCCCCCGACCGCTGGGAACCGCTGATCGAGCGGCTCGGCTCGTTCGGCTACGTGGCGAAGGGGATCGCCTTCGCCGTCTCCGGGGGCCTGCTGGTGTACGCGGCGGCCACCCGCGACGTCTCCACGGCGACGGGGCTGGACGGCGCGATGAACGCGATCGGCGGGGTGCCGACCGGGCGGTGGCTGCTCACCGCGGTCGCCGTCGGGTTCGTGGCGTTCGGGGTGTACGCCCTGGCCCGGGCCCGCTACCCCGACCGCGACCCGACCACCTGA
- a CDS encoding DUF1206 domain-containing protein — translation MGTSGTAARADQAGSSDTLEHLARVGLVAYGIVHLLLAWLSLQLAWGGSGDSADQSGAMATLAEQPFGKPLLWVLAAGLIALALWQLAEVLRHRAGLHGSGDARKDALATIAKAIAKTVIYLVLAYTAIRFATGGGQSGSGQEEQTVAGVLGWPGGRYLVGAAALALLGVGAYLVHKGVTKRFLKEIDTADASATQRRLIERLGQVGYPAKGVALAVVGGLLGWAAITFDADKAGGLDDAMHTVLSAPFGQALLTLVALGIAAFGVFCLFRARFPERT, via the coding sequence ATGGGCACCTCGGGAACGGCCGCCAGAGCCGACCAGGCGGGCAGCAGCGACACGCTGGAGCACCTGGCGCGGGTGGGGCTGGTCGCCTACGGCATCGTCCACCTGCTGCTGGCCTGGCTGTCCCTCCAACTGGCCTGGGGCGGCAGCGGTGACTCCGCCGACCAGTCGGGGGCGATGGCCACCCTGGCCGAGCAGCCGTTCGGGAAGCCGCTGCTGTGGGTGCTGGCCGCGGGCCTGATCGCGCTCGCCCTCTGGCAGCTGGCCGAGGTGCTGCGCCACCGCGCCGGGCTGCACGGCTCGGGCGACGCGCGCAAGGACGCGCTCGCCACGATCGCCAAGGCGATCGCCAAGACCGTCATCTACCTCGTCCTGGCCTACACCGCGATCCGGTTCGCCACCGGTGGTGGGCAGTCCGGCTCCGGGCAGGAGGAGCAGACGGTCGCCGGTGTCCTCGGCTGGCCCGGTGGCCGCTACCTGGTCGGCGCCGCGGCACTCGCGCTGCTCGGGGTGGGCGCCTACCTGGTGCACAAGGGCGTCACCAAGCGGTTCCTCAAGGAGATCGACACCGCGGACGCCTCGGCGACGCAGCGCCGGCTGATCGAGCGGCTGGGCCAGGTCGGCTACCCGGCGAAGGGGGTCGCCCTGGCGGTCGTCGGCGGCCTCCTGGGCTGGGCGGCGATCACCTTCGACGCGGACAAGGCCGGCGGGCTCGACGACGCGATGCACACCGTCCTGTCGGCGCCGTTCGGCCAGGCACTCCTGACGCTGGTCGCCCTGGGCATCGCCGCGTTCGGGGTCTTCTGCCTCTTCCGCGCCCGCTTCCCCGAGCGCACCTGA